The proteins below are encoded in one region of Phaseolus vulgaris cultivar G19833 chromosome 1, P. vulgaris v2.0, whole genome shotgun sequence:
- the LOC137815768 gene encoding uncharacterized protein, giving the protein MKTPVKQQPYQPRKPNARGCERDNVPNVAERLKVPLKTNNRLGPNKNAWCEFHQAFGHPICNCLALGHELDELVKNGLLRDYLQEKKGTEDMAATGGGPGHEVPVQGEVHTIAGGFSGGGCTASQRRRYAQTVMSIEAQRTDDAFDVDLVFTKVDLEDVVPHDNDPVVISAVTVGRKVHRVLVDQGSSADVMFWTTFNKLQLSPDMLRPYGGCLYDFAGDQVEVRGYLELRTTFMDGTASRTENIRYLVVNSSSAYNMLLGRPTLNRLGAVSSTSHMKMKLPDLAGKVITIKTDQKEAKKCYENNLKTRRGVSMVTSGPPYTEEVPLPRFSRAKPDRTVAEIARETKSDLFGNLGKREI; this is encoded by the coding sequence ATGAAGACCCCCGTGAAGCAACAACCCTATCAACCAAGAAAGCCTAATGCAAGGGGGTGCGAGAGAGATAACGTGCCAAACGTAGCTGAGAGGCTGAAGGTACCTCTCAAGACCAACAATAGGctcgggcccaacaagaacgcctggtgtgagttccaccaagcattTGGCCATCCCATATGCAATTGCTTAGCGCTAGGACACGAGCTAGACGAGTTGGTGAAGAACGGTCTCCTAAGGGACTATTTGCAAGAAAAAAAGGGTACCGAAGACATGGCGGCAACAGGGGGTGGCCCGgggcatgaagtccctgtgcaggGTGAGGTTCACACTATCGCTGGAGGATTCTCGGGAGGAGGGTGTACTGCTTCTCAACGAAGAAGATACGCACAAACGGTGATGTCGATAGAAGCACAAAGGACCGACGACGCCTTCGACGTCGACCTGGTCTTCACCAAGGTAGACCTAGAGGACGTTGTTCCCCATGACAATGACCCAGTGGTGATCTCAGCGGTAACCgtaggaaggaaggtgcaccgtgTGCTAGTAgatcagggaagctcggcagacgtaatgttctggacgactttcaacaagctgcaactATCCCCCGACATGTTGAGGCCCTATGGTGGTTGTCTCTACGATTTCGCAGGagaccaggtagaggtgcgCGGATACTTAGAGTTGAGGACCACCTTCATGGATGGCACCGCATCACGTACGGAGaacatcaggtaccttgtcGTCAATTCCTCCTCTGCTTATAACATGTTGTTGGGTAGACCAACGTTGAATAGGTTAGGGGCGGTGTCGTCGACaagccacatgaagatgaagctaccggacttAGCAGGAAAGGTGATTACAATCAAAACAGACCAGAAGGAGGCCAAGAAATGCTACGAGAACAACCTCAAAACAAGGAGAGGGGTATCCATGGTCACTAGTGGACCACCGTACACTGAGGAAGTCCCCCTGCCCAGGTTCAGTCGCGCCAAACCCGATAGGACCGTAGCAGAAATCGCCCGCGAGACCAAATCTGATCTGTTTGGCAACCTTGGGAAAAGAGAGATATGA